TTTGGGATTCCGAGAAGAAACAAAAGCGAGGCTGGACCTGACTTGACTTTTCCAACCTCCCAGTCAAACTCATCCTTATTTTTTACCTGGGTAACAAGCTGGTTCATTTCAGCAATGGAATAGGTTCTTAAGCAAGAGACCATTCCATCCCACCACACAAACAGCGAAACTATCGGAATTAAGTAAGTGAAAAGGATTCTTCTCCAACTAAATGGCCTGATAAATGGAGTTACAAATAAAACCGTGATCGGGGAGAAGAACATGGCTAAAAAACTGGGGATCGATCGTTCTTGCCCTTCTGCGATAAAAATGGGTTCCTTTGCTTCAACAGCATTCCCCAATATTTTGATGGCATCTTTGGGTTGAAAATGATGAAGGGATAAAAACTGAGTCCTTAAGCCCTCAAAGTATTTTGGGACATTTCGAGCATCAACAGATTCCTGTGCAAAGCTAATGTTGGAAGCTTGTGAGCTACAGTAATCAAAAGCACTGAGGTTGGGAAAATAGTCGGTTAATAAAATCTTAATGTTTGGGTTCTTCTCAAGGAGTTCTTGGTTCAAAGAAAGTATCCCACCTCCTCCTCCAGATGCTAAATCAATAATTGTTTGGGTCTTGGAAGCAGATAACCCTTTTTCAATCCAAGGAATCAGTGGAACGAACATTCTTGTCTTATTGGCAAGAAACTGAAGGAAATCAGTTCCATAATTTCTTAGAAAGGCTGGGAACCACTTTTGATCCTCAAATTCAAAAAGATGGATTCTACTCATTCTTTTCGGTGTTTATGTAGAATCAATTTATAGATTTTTTCTTTTAAATCTCAGCTAACAAGCCCTGGATATCGAGTTGGCGAGTGTACATCTGTAGACTTCCATCAGGATTTTTTGGCCATTCCTCACGTGGTCTGTCCCAGTAAAGCTCCACACCGTTTTCATCTGGGTCATCCAAATACAATGCTTCCGAAACACCATGATCTGCTGCGCCGGTTAGAGGGTAATTCGCATCAATTAGGCGTTGCAAAAGAATTGCTAAATCTCGTCTTGTTGGGAGTAATATCGCTGTATGAAACAAGCCTGCAGTGTCTTTAGGTGCAGGTTTCCCTCCTTTACTTTGCCAAGTATTCAAGCCGATGTGATGGTGATATCCGCCCGCCGAAATAAAAGCAGCATCTTGGCCATAGGTAGTGATCAATTCGAACCCTAATAAGCCCTGATAAAACTCTAATGACCTTTGCAGGTCAGAGACTTTTAAATGAATATGGCCAATTCTTGTTGCGGAAGGAATGGTGTAATTATTCATGATAATGGAGTATTTTGCTGTTTTGAATTTCGTTCAGTTTCCACTTTTCGACATTCAATTCTGATACTAAAGAATCCGAATATCGAATGATGAATAATGAAGGATTTTTACTTCTCAAAAGTTCACAATAACACCTAAATACCCGGTGCATTCGGAAACATAAGGCTTTTATAATACTCCAAGTTTCCTTCAGGCTGTTCTATATCCGAAGGAAATGGTCGATTGGAAAAAGTCTGAAAGTAAAGTAAACAGGCATTTCTCCACCATTCTGCCTCTTCCTCCTGTATAGCTAATAATTGTTTGACATGATCAAATTCTTCTGGATCAATTTGGGACTCCAATGAATCCCATGTTTTCTGCATTTGTCTTACCTCTTTCACCCCTTGATCATAATGGTAAGCAATTTCCTCCCAAAGCGTATTTCCATTGCTCAACTCAAAATCCCATGGTACATGGTGGAACCATAGCAGATATTTTTCTGGGATCTGATGTGGATCCTCCCAGTTTTTAACTACCTCGGGTGCGTACTGATTTAAGGCTCCACTACCATCAATCGTCCTGTCAAAGCCGATTCCAAGGCTATCTGCCTGATGATAATAAGGGGCCGTCCAGTCTGCTCTTCCTCCCACTACCCAAGGTCCAGGGCCATAATGATGGCTTCTTCCCATGATATGATGCAGGCCTAAGGGAGTCATATAATTTACAGCAGTCTCATAGGATACTAATAATATTTCTCCCACTTTAGAAACTACCTCTTGGTTTTGACTGAAGGTCAATTTAGTCCATTCTTCTGCGATCTCAGCAGAAGTAGCTTCTGGGTTCCAAGCTAGTTTACCGAATGCAAACCAGTTTGACTGCGCAAAGAGATGTCCTGTCCAGTTGCGATCGGTACCGATGTTAGATACTCCTGCAATTAAAGTTGTTTTTTGACCCGTTTCTTTTCCTTCCAAAACGCTTCCTACTGTAGATGCCGGGCTGGGCTTATAAGTTTTACTTTTGAGGACTTCCTCCCACATAGGAGCGAGGTAGACTAAATTTGTTGCCTGCCCCAGATACTCCTGAGTAATCTGAAATTCCATTCCCACATTCGTTTTATTAATTGACCCGAATAGTGGGTGAAATGGCTCCCTTGGCTGAAAGTCTATCGCACCGTTTTTGATTTGAATGATCACATTGTCCTTGAACTTTCCGTCGAGTGGTTCAAATTCATTATTGGCTTGCATATGCCGATCAACCTCGTCTTCATGGGAGTAAACAAAAGCCCTCCAAATAAGCAAGCCTCCATGGGGTGACAATGCATCCGCAAGCATGTTTGCTCCCTCCGCATGATTCCGTCCGTACTCATGTGGACCGGGCTGTCCCTCGGAATTTGCTTTCACTAGAAATCCTCCAAAATCAGGAATGAAAGAATAGATTTCATCCGTCTTCTTCTTCCAGAAATCTATCACTTCCGAGTTTAGCGGATCTGCTGTTTCCAGTCCTCCAATTTGCATAGGAGCAGAAAAGCGTGCTGTCAGAAAAACCTTGATTCCATAAGGTCTAAATACATCTGCCAAGGCCTTCGCTTTCTTCATGAAATCAGTGGTCAAAATTAAGGCATTCGCATTGACGTTTGTCAGGGAAACTGCATTGATTCCGATGGATGCATTTGCTCTGGCATAATCAATATACCTTGGATCTATATAGCCAGGAAGTCTGTGCCAGTCCCAAATTGAGAAACCGGCATAGCCTCTTTCAACAGTCCTATCGAGGTTATCCCAATGGTTTAACATTCTCAGTTTAATCTTCGGACTATCAGAAAATTCTGTGTCTTTACTGAAAGTATTGGTTTGGATGGTTTTTATCCAT
Above is a window of Algoriphagus machipongonensis DNA encoding:
- a CDS encoding VOC family protein, giving the protein MNNYTIPSATRIGHIHLKVSDLQRSLEFYQGLLGFELITTYGQDAAFISAGGYHHHIGLNTWQSKGGKPAPKDTAGLFHTAILLPTRRDLAILLQRLIDANYPLTGAADHGVSEALYLDDPDENGVELYWDRPREEWPKNPDGSLQMYTRQLDIQGLLAEI
- a CDS encoding alpha-glucuronidase family glycosyl hydrolase, yielding MFKAYFLSLALSLFITLSSFANDGYKLWMDYQKIENLELKTEVSDLLSNIYFFGKNPTYEAIKNELKLASDSWIGRSPKFSQERLTSAKFYLGTREEFSQVLSLTQQAEIKALGEDGYWMGPVEIEGKTYFSIIGNKPVGVLYGTYKWIKTIQTNTFSKDTEFSDSPKIKLRMLNHWDNLDRTVERGYAGFSIWDWHRLPGYIDPRYIDYARANASIGINAVSLTNVNANALILTTDFMKKAKALADVFRPYGIKVFLTARFSAPMQIGGLETADPLNSEVIDFWKKKTDEIYSFIPDFGGFLVKANSEGQPGPHEYGRNHAEGANMLADALSPHGGLLIWRAFVYSHEDEVDRHMQANNEFEPLDGKFKDNVIIQIKNGAIDFQPREPFHPLFGSINKTNVGMEFQITQEYLGQATNLVYLAPMWEEVLKSKTYKPSPASTVGSVLEGKETGQKTTLIAGVSNIGTDRNWTGHLFAQSNWFAFGKLAWNPEATSAEIAEEWTKLTFSQNQEVVSKVGEILLVSYETAVNYMTPLGLHHIMGRSHHYGPGPWVVGGRADWTAPYYHQADSLGIGFDRTIDGSGALNQYAPEVVKNWEDPHQIPEKYLLWFHHVPWDFELSNGNTLWEEIAYHYDQGVKEVRQMQKTWDSLESQIDPEEFDHVKQLLAIQEEEAEWWRNACLLYFQTFSNRPFPSDIEQPEGNLEYYKSLMFPNAPGI